ACCACCAGCCGGCGGCGCGCGGCGGCGGTGCGGACCCGCTCGTCATGCGGCACATTGCCGATATGGTTCAGCATGGTGTGGCCCAGGAAGCGGCCGGCGACGTCGCGGAAGCGGCGGAACAGCTCGCGCCCCATCGCCTCGTCGGCGGTGCGGTTGGTGATGATCGCGATGTCGGCCAGGTCATGGTCCAGCGCCAGCAGCTTGACGGTGCCGTATGCGTCCATGAACCGCTCGGAATCCGGCGCCAGCACCACCACCGCCAGATCGGCGGAGGCGACCATGTCCAGCGTGTCGGGGTCGCCCGAACCGGGGGTGTCGACGATCACGAAGTCGAGGCTGCGGCGATGCGGGCGGAACGCGTCGGCCAGCTTCAGCCGCGCGGACAGGTCCACCCGGCCCGCCACGTCGGTGGATCCGGCGGGCACGACGAACAGCGCCTCGGGCCCGTCGACCACGATCTGGTCCACCGTCAGCCGCCCGTCGATCACGTCGTCGATCGATTCCTGCGGGTCGAAGCCCATCGATCGGGTCGCGTCCAGCGGGCCCGGATCGCAATCGACCAGCATCGCCCGGCGGTGCATCCTGGAAAGCGACAGCGCCAGGTTCGCCGCGATCGTCGTCTTGCCGACGCCGCTGCGCCCGCAGGCGATGCTGATCACCCGCGCGCTGCGCTGCTGGCCCCAACTGCCCGGCAGGTCGCCCAGGTTCGGCGCATCGGTGCGATGATAGGTGGCGATGGTCATTCAGCCGTCTCCATCGGCCGGCCAAGCGCGCCGGCATTGTTCTGGGCGGGCCCGCCGCCCACCACCGCCGCGACCTCGACGGGCTTGCCGTCGGGAATCTCGAGGAAGGACATGACGGGGGTTTCGGGCAGATGCGGTTTCAGCAGCCGGGCGAGCGCGCGGCGCGCGATCGGCGATGTGACGATCGCGAAGCGGGTCGCGCTGTTGACCAGCGGCGCCGACGCTTCGGAAATCGCGGAGACGATGCGGTTGGCCAGCGCCGGCTCGAACGGATGGGCGGCGCCGGGCGATGTGCGCACCGCCTGCGCCAGCAGCGATTCCAGCCCCGCGTCCAGGGTGACGACCGGCAGCGGCATCTTCACCGGCACCAGCGTCTGCACGATCAGCGCGCCGATCCGGGCGCGGATATTCTCCACCAGCGCGGCGGCGTCGGCCGATTGGCCGGCCGCGTCCACCATCGCCTCGGCTATGCGGCGGAAATCCTTCAGCGGCACCCCTTCGGACAGCAGCGCGCGGCACGCCGACGATATCTGCGCCAGCGTCAGCGGCTGCGGCGTCAGCCCGGCCACCAGCTGCGGCGCGGCCTCCTTCAGCGTGTCCAGCAGGCGCTGCGCCTCGTCCATGCCGAACAGGTCGGCGCAGGTGCCGGCGATCACCTGGTTTAGGTGGGTCGCGATCACGGTGGCGGGGTCGACCACGGTATAGCCCGCGACGATCGCGTCGCCGCGCTTGTCCGGGCTGATCCACACCGCTTCCAGCCCGAAGCTTGGATCGCGGCACTCGCGGCCTTCCACCCGGCCTTCCAGGTCGCCGCTGTCCAGCGCCAGCAGCTGTTCGGGATAGCATTCGTCCTCGCCCATGATCACGCCGGCCACGGTGATGCGATAGGCGTTGGGGGCGAGGCTGAGGTTGTCGCGCACCCGCACCAGCGGCACCACGAAGCCCAGTTCGCGGCTCAGCTGGCGGCGGATGCCGGTGATCCGCGCCATCAGCGGCGCGCCCTTGCGCTCGTCGACCAGGTTGACCAGGCCATAGCCCAGCTCCAGCCCCAGCGCGGATCCGTCGGAAATCTCGTTCCAGTCGATGCTGTTCGGCGAAACCGGGGCGGGCGCGTTCGCCGCCTCGGCCTTCGCCACCTCGACCGCGGCCTGCACCTTCTTCGCCTTGCCCAGCTTCCAGGCGACGAAGCCCGCCACGCCGGCCGCCGACAGGACGATGAAGTGCGGCATGCCGGGCACCACGCCCAGCAGCGCCAGGATCGCCGCCACCGGATACCAGGCGCGGGGCGAGCCGAATTGCGATGTGATCTGCCCCGGCAGGTCCAGCGGGCTGGACACGCGGGTGACGATCGATGCCGCCGCGATCGACAGCAGCAGCGCGGGCACCTGCGCCACCAGCGCGTCGCCGATCGCCAGGATGATATAGGTGGATGCGGCCTCCGACAGCGACAGGCCGTGGCTCAGCGTGCCCAGGATCAGGCCGCCCAATATGTTGATCACCAGGATCAGCACGCCGGCGACGGCATCGCCCTTCACGAACTTGCTGGCGCCGTCCATCGATCCGTAGAAATCGGCCTCGGTGGCCACTTCCTGGCGGCGCGCCTTGGCTTCCTCGGGGGTCAGCAGGCCGGCGTTCAGGTCGGCGTCGATCGCCATCTGCTTGCCGGGCATCGCGTCCAGGGTGAAGCGTGCCGACACTTCGGAGACGCGGCCGGCGCCCTTGGTGATCACCACCAGGTTGATCACCATCAGGATGCCGAACACGAACAGGCCGACGGCATAGTCGCCGCCGATCAGGAAATTGCCGAAGCTCTCGATCACATGCCCCGCCGCCGCCGGCCCGGTATGCCCGTCGACCAGGACGACGCGGGTGGAAGCGACGTTCAGCGACAGCCGCAGCAGGGTCGCGAACAGCAGCACGGTCGGAAAGGAGGAGAAATCCAGCGGCTTGGCGGCGTTCAGCGCCACCATCAGCACGGCCAGCGATATCATGATGTTGGCGATGAAGCCCATGTCCAGCACGAAGCTGGGCACCGGGATCACCATCAGCCCGACGAGCATCAGCGTCGCGAGCGGCAGCACCGCGCTCTTCCCCGTCACCGCCCAGAGCTTGCGAGTCACCGATGCGGGCGCCGCCATGATTCAGCCCTCCCCACGGGGGGTGGAGAGGCGCCCGAAGCCCCGGAAATCAGCCATTTCTACGCAGTCGGGCAGTGCCATCTCGATACTCTTCGCCTGTGTTGCGAAGCCAGAGATGCGGCAATCATGGTTAATTTTGAGTTAGGGATGGTGAAGATCGGGGGGCTTTAGGGAGCGGATGGGGGGCGGGGATTGGACTTTAGGCTATGTCGGTTGTGCGCCCTAATTTCGAACGTTGGCCCTCCTGCTGATGGCTCCAAAATCTGCCGATGGCGCCACTTTGCTGCCGATCGCGAGCAAAATCGGCGCAGGGCAGATATCGCCGCTTCGGCGTGTCGGATCTAGCCTTAAGTATCGGTCAGGTGGCAGCCGCGGTTGGCAACGAGCCCATCAGGTCAATGTGCTGGACAGGAAAGCCGTCCGGCCGCTGGACCGCCAGCCGACTCAGGCGAGCAATGTCAGAGACCGTAGGTTTCAATGCTTGCCAGATCTTTTCGTCTTTCGCGACCTTCCCGTGAACCAGCTTACTCCGGACGTCGTACAGCTTCCTAAAGGCCTTCTGCTTTTCGACGCGGTCGGCATAACTGTCGGCCAAAATAACCGCGGCGCGGGTCGCTACCTTGTGAATGATCTCGCCGGTGCCCCCGTCCGGCCCCAGAAGCGCCTCCAGCCCGATGCACAGCTGTAAGGCCTTCCCGGCAGGCCGCAAAAAGCGCCGCGAGAGATGGATCGTATTGAGCGCAATAGCGCATGCGTTGCGCCAGTCTCCCGTCAAAGCAAGATAGGCTTCGACGAGGGCTTTCG
The sequence above is drawn from the Rhizorhabdus dicambivorans genome and encodes:
- a CDS encoding MinD/ParA family ATP-binding protein, which translates into the protein MTIATYHRTDAPNLGDLPGSWGQQRSARVISIACGRSGVGKTTIAANLALSLSRMHRRAMLVDCDPGPLDATRSMGFDPQESIDDVIDGRLTVDQIVVDGPEALFVVPAGSTDVAGRVDLSARLKLADAFRPHRRSLDFVIVDTPGSGDPDTLDMVASADLAVVVLAPDSERFMDAYGTVKLLALDHDLADIAIITNRTADEAMGRELFRRFRDVAGRFLGHTMLNHIGNVPHDERVRTAAARRRLVVDQYPNARAAQAMAQLSRSIDSMAIPATAGGDSFFGMEAVARAG
- the flhA gene encoding flagellar biosynthesis protein FlhA translates to MAAPASVTRKLWAVTGKSAVLPLATLMLVGLMVIPVPSFVLDMGFIANIMISLAVLMVALNAAKPLDFSSFPTVLLFATLLRLSLNVASTRVVLVDGHTGPAAAGHVIESFGNFLIGGDYAVGLFVFGILMVINLVVITKGAGRVSEVSARFTLDAMPGKQMAIDADLNAGLLTPEEAKARRQEVATEADFYGSMDGASKFVKGDAVAGVLILVINILGGLILGTLSHGLSLSEAASTYIILAIGDALVAQVPALLLSIAAASIVTRVSSPLDLPGQITSQFGSPRAWYPVAAILALLGVVPGMPHFIVLSAAGVAGFVAWKLGKAKKVQAAVEVAKAEAANAPAPVSPNSIDWNEISDGSALGLELGYGLVNLVDERKGAPLMARITGIRRQLSRELGFVVPLVRVRDNLSLAPNAYRITVAGVIMGEDECYPEQLLALDSGDLEGRVEGRECRDPSFGLEAVWISPDKRGDAIVAGYTVVDPATVIATHLNQVIAGTCADLFGMDEAQRLLDTLKEAAPQLVAGLTPQPLTLAQISSACRALLSEGVPLKDFRRIAEAMVDAAGQSADAAALVENIRARIGALIVQTLVPVKMPLPVVTLDAGLESLLAQAVRTSPGAAHPFEPALANRIVSAISEASAPLVNSATRFAIVTSPIARRALARLLKPHLPETPVMSFLEIPDGKPVEVAAVVGGGPAQNNAGALGRPMETAE